The following proteins come from a genomic window of Montipora foliosa isolate CH-2021 chromosome 2, ASM3666993v2, whole genome shotgun sequence:
- the LOC137991641 gene encoding uncharacterized protein yields the protein MDARAKTTAKKTKSMKPMTWSTVHDEMLCREILVVGPFTGTKKGTVARGTRWEEVAENLNKIQQIYFKVDKRAVRDRYNLLSKELRNKLKREEKESGIETDMTEVEMALEELIEKEDAAETEQRVVENQKKVKDSQDRENAESVRKKAMERLGQTQKRKADEGENEGKKKKKRSSGSDTLNFLRAASLQLVKGVPSCNGQ from the exons ATGGATGCTCGCGCGAAAACCACAGCGAAGAAAACTAAATCGAT GAAGCCAATGACATGGAGTACTGTTCACGACGAAATGTTATGCCGAGAAATATTGGTTGTCGGTCCATTTACTGGAACGAAAAAGGGCACGGTGGCAAGAGGAACTAGGTGGGAAGAGGTCGCCGAAAACTTAAACAAAATTCAGCAAATTTACTTTAAAGTCGACAAGCGGGCTGTCCGAGATCGTTACAACCTACTTTCAAAAGAGTTGAGAAATAAGttgaaaagagaagaaaaagaaagtggaATCGAAACTGATATGACAGAAGTTGAAATGGCACTAGAGGAACTGATTGAGAAAGAAGATGCAGCCGAGACCGAGCAGAGAGTTGTTGAGAACCAGAAGAAAGTCAAGGACAGTCAAGACAGGGAAAATGCCGAGAGTGTTCGAAAGAAGGCTATGGAGAGACTGGGGCAAACGCAGAAAAGGAAGGCAGATGAGGGTGAAAacgaaggaaaaaagaagaagaaaagatcGAGCGGTAGTGACACGCTGAACTTTCTGAgagcggcttccttgcagcttgTAAAGGGTGTTCCTTCGTGCAATGGTCAGTAA
- the LOC137990770 gene encoding adenosine receptor A3-like: MTMTNVTEEWIASSSFDALFCKEELTRGLNGHLILFVVLNVFFSVTAFLGNAAILVALHMESSMYPATKVLLRCLSISDLFVGLVTEPTRVTHFLSVMLKHEKICQYTTVLGYVFGYSLSAVSLLTVTAVSLDRLLALLLGLRYRQVVTSKRSFLAAAVIWIVPIVSTAMYFWNSRVTYWFGYVVISLCIVITAYSYTKIFVTLRQHQIQPHYNVRPHQEIHTAPLNIARYKKAVSSSLWVQVTLSACYLPFALIDAFFTQREVSQSLYVARALAITLVYVNSSLNPILYCWKIAGVRRAVKELIGRLFFCYGG; this comes from the coding sequence ATGACAATGACAAACGTTACAGAAGAGTGGATCGCTTCTTCCTCatttgatgccttattttgCAAAGAGGAATTAACCAGAGGTCTAAACGGCCATTTGATCCTCTTTGTGGTGcttaatgttttcttttctgtgACTGCATTTCTGGGGAACGCAGCCATCTTAGTCGCGCTCCACATGGAGTCATCTATGTATCCCGCGACAAAAGTCTTACTTCGTTGTTTGTCGATCAGCGACCTCTTCGTAGGACTTGTGACAGAACCTACAAGAGTGACACATTTCTTGTCCGTAATGCTCAAACATGAGAAAATTTGCCAGTACACGACCGTTTTAGGTTATGTATTTGGCTATTCTTTGTCGGCCGTTTCGTTGTTGACAGTGACGGCAGTAAGCCTGGACAGACTACTGGCGTTGTTGTTGGGTCTGAGGTACAGACAAGTTGTAACGTCGAAGCGATCTTTCTTGGCCGCGGCTGTGATATGGATCGTGCCCATTGTATCCACCGCTATGTATTTTTGGAACAGCAGGGTAACCTATTGGTTTGGTTACGTTGTGATTTCACTGTGCATCGTGATCACAGCATACTCCTACACAAAGATCTTTGTCACTCTTCGGCAGCATCAAATTCAGCCTCATTACAATGTACGTCCACATCAAGAGATCCACACAGCTCCTCTGAACATTGCGAGATACAAGAAAGCAGTGTCAAGTTCTTTGTGGGTGCAAGTAACATTAAGTGCTTGCTACTTGCCATTTGCTCTAATTGATGCGTTCTTCACTCAGCGAGAAGTCTCTCAATCACTTTACGTAGCCAGGGCATTAGCAATAACTTTGGTTTACGTTAATTCGTCATTGAACCCAATTCTTTATTGTTGGAAGATCGCGGGGGTTAGACGAGCGGTGAAAGAACTAATCGGtagacttttcttttgttatggtggttag